One Pochonia chlamydosporia 170 chromosome 5, whole genome shotgun sequence DNA segment encodes these proteins:
- a CDS encoding high-temperature-induced dauer-formation protein-like protein (similar to Cordyceps militaris CM01 XP_006668447.1), translating into MGASDSKIVFKQGIFKLSEERHIPADDPYWTSFWQLPESSEDVFSLFSPNDIRRTRDKALENIETLILALTSRLFLLRHHPSFPDPELAPEKDALNCIRVLTRLLPYLYEKESLSSWQERFFWGPRQKKTRRAVIANEVLFDEADSDRQETKPRTEEYEEAKPLAEELIDTLIDLLFYSDLTITRQPHGHAKVTYAIWQSGVGCNNAVATTKEFESNRAEILRLLLALAGQSMYSSPGVLAQSGTRTLTYLCTCQDKQIVLSVLCSLLNTTLKFNPASWRVPYNTLGFRDAKQILVTYSLEFMLALLVYPIPEQSSQLAAMPSKNFYRHFLGRLHRPQDFQFIVDGMSRILSQPLQEKTSYLPGTHTATNFAPEILMLFWEMTQCNKRFRSFIIDTDRVHDFVVLTIFYALEYKNEPAKQGVVRMCAFLLQTLSVDSKFGPSLNKPFEGQESLPVGIRINSFRGTYCDFLIHSIYSLITSSQGSFTAIYPALLAVINNISPYIRDLGAAGSSQLMHLFTSMSSPSFLLANETNYQLLHSLMESISAIIDNNHRRNPELLVAIIKNRKRIEALRSFTLESGQEEIERRSRMRKDRADSVDSASVRSSLDSARSPPVAPTKSPVLDEVPEDGTFAIGDSDDDSDEDPQPTPAQSTASENQSQASSVGNFDEAVPTQLRGMSEKARGKMPAGSRSFSRQNSTTSLGGQSSSARTQSGAGSFEPTSQWIDGWLPELPLHSILTVIQQVSSLLPRQAGREAAVTPEVARRIREIDLVGIEPSPARVHSFEWSPLALGWYESLLWGVIFSNEMQIAKGTMGIWSGTAIKLFRVQETAPAGPTLTSPRGAVDAVGSNIVSRIGQINLRGGQTPAPSTNPGGTSPRTGP; encoded by the exons ATGGGCGCAAGCGACTCCAAGATTGTCTTCAAACAGggcatcttcaagctctCTGAGGAACGCCATATTCCTGCAGACGATCCGTATTGGACATCG TTTTGGCAACTCCCAGAATCCTCCGAGGATGTTTTTAGCCTGTTTTCGCCAAACGACATTCGAAGGACGCGGGACAAGGCCTTggaaaacattgaaacgCTGATACTGGCCTTGACATCACGCCTGTTCCTCCTACGGCACCATCCATCGTTTCCCGACCCCGAGCTCGCGCCGGAGAAGGATGCCCTGAACTGCATCAGGGTATTGACCCGACTTTTGCCATATCTATACGAGAAGGAAAGCCTCAGCAGCTGGCAGGAACGTTTCTTTTGGGGGCCACGCCAAAAAAAGACCCGTCGtgccgtcatcgccaacgAGGTCCTCTTTGATGAAGCCGACAGCGACAGGCAAGAAACGAAACCCAGAACCGAGGAGTACGAAGAAGCCAAACCCCTAGCCGAAGAGCTGATAGACACCCTGATAGACCTGCTCTTTTATTCGGATCTTACCATTACCCGTCAACCTCATGGCCACGCCAAGGTCACCTACGCCATTTGGCAGAGCGGCGTTGGGTGTAATAATGCCGTTGCAACAACAAAGGAATTTGAGAGTAACCGTGCCGAGATactgcggctgctgctggcatTGGCCGGGCAGAGCATGTACTCGAGCCCCGGAGTCCTGGCCCAGTCTGGGACGAGGACGCTGACATATCTGTGTACTTGCCAGGACAAGCAAATAGTCTTGTCCGTCTTGTGCTCTCTTCTCAACACG ACGCTCAAATTCAACCCGGCAAGCTGGCGAGTTCCCTACAACACATTGGGCTTCCGCGATGCCAAACAAATATTAGTAACGTATTCGCTCGAATTCATGCTCGCTCTGCTGGTATACCCGATCCCGGAACAGTCCTCTCAACTGGCGGCGATGCCGTCCAAGAACTTTTACCGACACTTTCTGGGTCGTCTGCACCGGCCGCAAGACTTTCAGTTCATTGTGGACGGCATGTCGCGGATCCTCAGCCAGCCACTCCAAGAAAAGACGTCATACCTGCCGGGAACGCACACAGCGACCAACTTTGCACCGGAAATCCTGATGCTGTTTTGGGAGATGACACAGTGCAATAAGCGGTTTCGGTCCTTCATCATCGACACGGACCGAGTGCACGActttgtggtgttgacgatATTCTACGCTCTCGAGTACAAAAACGAGCCCGCCAAACAGGGCGTCGTGCGCATGTGCGCATTCCTGCTGCAGACGCTGAGCGTCGACTCCAAGTTTGGTCCCAGCCTGAACAAGCCATTCGAGGGACAGGAGAGCCTGCCTGTAGGAATCCGGATCAACAGTTTCAGGGGCACGTACTGCGATTTCCTGATTCACTCCATCTACAGCCTCATCACGTCAAGTCAGGGCAGTTTTACCGCCATCTACCCGGCCCTGTTGGCTGTCATTAACAACATCTCGCCATACATCCGGGACCTGGGTGCGGCAGGCAGCTCACAGCTCATGCACCTCTTCACGTCCATGTCATCGCCCTCGTTCCTCCTGGCCAACGAGACCAACTATCAACTTTTGCATTCACTCATGGAGTCCATCAgcgccatcattgacaacaacCACCGCAGAAACCCCGAGCTCCTGGTAGCCATTATCAAGAACCGAAAGCGAATCGAGGCGCTGCGGTCGTTTACGCTGGAAAGCGGccaggaggagattgagcGAAGGAGCCGGATGAGAAAAGATCGTGCCGACTCGGTCGACTCTGCCTCTGTGCGAAGCTCGCTCGATAGCGCACGCAGCCCGCCGGTTGCGCCGACCAAGTCTCCGGTGCTGGATGAAGTGCCCGAAGACGGCACCTTTGCCATTGGGGATtccgacgacgacagcgaTGAGGATCCGCAACCGACCCCCGCGCAGTCGACGGCGAGCGAGAACCAGTCACAGGCGTCCTCAGttggcaactttgacgaggctgTTCCGACCCAACTGCGCGGCATGTCAGAAAAGGCCCGTGGCAAGATGCCCGCCGGGAGCCGCTCGTTCTCGAGGCAGAACAGCACCACTAGTCTTGGTGGACAGTCGTCGTCGGCAAGGACGCAGAGCGGAGCCGGCTCATTCGAGCCCACGTCGCAGTGGattgatggctggctgcctgAACTGCCACTCCACAGCATCTTGACGGTGATTCAGCAAGTCTCCAGCCTGTTGCCTCGTCAGGCCGGCCGGGAGGCAGCGGTGACCCCAGAGGTGGCTCGCCGCATCCGAGAGATTGACCTGGTCGGCATCGAACCGTCCCCGGCTCGGGTGCACTCCTTCGAGTGGTCTCCGCTTGCTCTGGGCTGGTACGAGTCACTGCTGTGGGGagtcatcttctccaacgaGATGCAGATAGCAAAGGGGACCATGGGCATCTGGAGCGGCACGGCCATCAAGCTGTTTCGTGTGCAGGAAACCGCACCGGCGGGACCTACGTTGACTTCTCCCAGGGGAGCGGTGGACGCCGTCGGCAGCAACATTGTGTCTCGCATCGGCCAAATCAACCTGCGAGGGGgccaaacaccagcaccaagcaccAATCCGGGCGGCACCTCACCAAGGACTGGACCGTGA
- a CDS encoding mitochondrial membrane protein (similar to Verticillium alfalfae VaMs.102 XP_003008489.1) — MLRLRCRSGQLARPLRRARACVSAVAVVQNTRLLSTTHHLLATDQSNSKHDPGAQKQREQERISQTNNEAQKKWPSFFTPETVGEPGEMPASSGNGGQVETPSQSSGGIWTSLRSRMEDTKETQETIGTAATASKEGGNDTNIPVDETSQSATPKPPAAAPKKGKKDNKTNKDTSSTRGGESSQSAPPKKPAAKSKRSKGKTPLNVKAIRPAKLKLKPVEGPSAQQTPPQLCYNLDRVLFNPGVYHMQDHRSGVFNFDPYLASIMPVEEFDFNTLKEYTTSSKDGKLRELCASHGLKYCGSTSSMTAILSHFHFLLSGWRPPTLDTLSKSLKPDSLNFTALSRGPAAAFAHFKDGVYAIDADKEYDTENILSMLGKSMEKLLTLPKEEFEKYSRSKSHELSEEEKNAEEAYHFTTLGDFMMRSQLDAHDPRLPGSGVFDLKTRAVVSIRMDVEGYKKGRGYEIRQRFGQWESFEREYYDMIRAAFLKYSLQVRMGRMDGIFVAFHNTQRIFGFQYISLAEMDYAIHGTPYPWLGDLEFKCSVSLLNDLLNRATKRFPGRTLRLHVETRPTKVPLTYFFVEPVTEEEMKRTQEASKPSVEQLEREIQNLSREEREAESQAESVADIEASSQGEAAKGEEPDKGADEAPTNDPQSQDAWDEMMAKVDDAVENESMGVRSIREAVQEALEHSGLLQDKTELESEKYLDDLVSALTAHSSKQPPTPNEEEAAAPGQPADGASDSDSTTLANLIVRVTEGINEKSPNLRPFERKVAELAKQVKKSESAPVDEAVATTEADVDADADTKTKTKTKPQDTAPGEPKPELLGMYVSIRNRVNGEFVERPSGSERKMDWVVQYTITELPDGRAQSIYSQVKKRRKDVLEKNPRARSADWYRMHQGKLSMLSKRGVKYRAKRTQQEAGSPVYVAWDRDPLPPNNTENS; from the coding sequence ATGCTTCGCCTCCGATGCCGCAGCGGTCAATTGGCCCGGCCATTGCGGCGTGCAAGAGCCTGTGTGTCGGCCGTAGCCGTGGTGCAAAACACAAGGCTCCTGTCCACAACCCATCACCTCCTCGCCACAGACCAGAGCAATAGCAAACATGACCCCGGCGCCCAGAAACAACGAGAACAGGAGCGAATCAGTCAGACAAACAATGAGGCTCAAAAGAAGTGGCCTTCATTCTTCACCCCCGAAACGGTAGGAGAGCCTGGGGAGATGCCGGCGTCGTCGGGAAATGGTGGCCAAGTCGAGACACCGAGTCAAAGCAGCGGAGGGATCTGGACATCGCTTCGGTCTCGGATGGAAGATACCAAAGAAACTCAAGAAACTATAGGCACTGCCGCCACGGCGTCAAAAGAGGGCGGCAACGACACCAACATCCCCGTTGACGAGACCTCACAATCGGCAACACCAAAGCCGCCCGCCGCGGCACcgaaaaagggcaaaaaggacaacaagaccaacaaggacACAAGCAGTACGAGAGGCGGCGAATCATCACAGTCGgcaccaccaaagaaaccCGCCGCCAAGTCTAAACGGTCCAAAGGCAAAACTCCGCTGAACGTCAAGGCCATTCGGCCGGCCaagttgaagctgaagccaGTGGAGGGACCCTCTGcgcagcaaacaccaccgcaATTGTGCTACAACCTGGACAGGGTTCTCTTCAACCCGGGGGTATACCACATGCAGGATCATAGGTCAGGGGTATTCAATTTCGACCCGTACCTGGCGTCCATCATGCCAGTCGAGGAATTTGATTTCAACACACTAAAGGAATATACCACCTCgtccaaagatggcaaaTTGCGAGAGCTGTGTGCCTCGCACGGCCTCAAGTACTGCGGCTCAACGTCCAGCATGACGGCCATATTATCGCACTTTCACTTTCTCCTTTCGGGCTGGCGGCCGCCAACGTTGGACACCCTTTCCAAGTCACTAAAACCCGACTCGCTCAATTTCACCGCTCTGAGCCGGGGGCCGGCCGCCGCATTCGCACACTTCAAAGACGGAGTGTATGCCATTGATGCAGACAAGGAGTACGACACGGAAAATATTCTCAGCATGCTGGGCAAGTCCATGGAGAAGCTCTTGACCCTGCCCAAGGAAGAGTTTGAAAAGTACTCGCGGTCAAAATCCCACGAACTGTccgaggaggaaaagaatGCAGAGGAGGCCTATCACTTTACCACGCTGGGCGACTTCATGATGCGATCGCAGCTCGACGCGCACGACCCGCGGCTGCCGGGCTCGGGAGTGTTTGATTTAAAGACCAGGGCGGTGGTCTCGATTCGCATGGACGTCGAGGGCTACAAAAAAGGAAGGGGGTACGAGATTCGCCAGCGGTTCGGCCAGTGGGAGTCGTTTGAACGGGAATACTACGACATGATCCGGGCGGCGTTTCTCAAATACTCGCTGCAGGTCCGCATGGGCCGCATGGATGGTATTTTTGTCGCGTTCCACAACACACAGAGGATATTTGGATTCCAATACATTAGCCTGGCGGAAATGGACTATGCCATTCACGGGACACCCTATCCATGGCTGGGCGATTTGGAGTTCAAGTGCAGCGTCTCGCTGCTAAACGATCTTCTGAACCGAGCAACCAAGCGGTTCCCCGGGCGGACGCTGCGGCTGCACGTCGAGACCCGGCCGACAAAGGTGCCTCTGACGTACTTTTTCGTCGAGCCAGTGACGGAAGAGGAAATGAAGCGCACGCAGGAGGCCAGCAAGCCATCGGTGGAGCAGCTAGAGCGCGAGATCCAGAATCTCAGCCGAGAAGAACGCGAAGCCGAGTCCCAGGCCGAGTCCGTGGCGGACATCGAGGCTTCCTCTCAGGGAGAAGCGGCCAAGGGCGAAGAGCCGGACAAGGGTGCAGACGAAGCACCTACAAACGATCCCCAAAGCCAAGATGCTTGGGACGAGATGATGGCCAAGGTCGACGACGCCGTCGAGAACGAGTCCATGGGGGTTCGGTCCATACGCGAGGCGGTCCAGGAAGCCCTCGAACACAGCGGCCTGCTGCAAGACAAGACCGAGCTGGAGAGCGAAAAGTACCTCGACGACTTGGTCTCCGCACTCACCGCACACTCGTCGAAACAACCCCCGACGCCAAACGAGGAGGAAGCCGCTGCACCAGGACAGCCTGCGGACGGCGCATCTGATTCTGACAGCACCACGCTGGCCAATCTCATAGTTAGGGTTACAGAGGGCATCAACGAAAAGAGTCCAAACCTCAGACCGTTTGAGCGCAAGGTGGCCGAGTTGGCCAAGCAAGTCAAAAAGTCGGAATCGGCTCCAGTCGACGAGGCTGTGGCAACAACCGAGGCGGATGTCGACGCCGACGcagacaccaagaccaagaccaagaccaaaccGCAAGACACCGCGCCAGGGGAGCCGAAACCGGAGCTCTTGGGCATGTACGTCAGCATCCGCAACAGGGTCAACGGCGAGTTCGTCGAACGGCCGTCTGGTTCGGAAAGGAAAATGGACTGGGTTGTGCAATACACAATCACCGAACTGCCAGACGGGCGCGCGCAAAGCATCTACTCCCAAGTGAAGAAGCGCAGAAAAGACGTGCTCGAGAAGAACCCCCGCGCCCGTTCCGCCGACTGGTACCGCATGCACCAGGGAAAGCTGTCAATGCTAAGCAAGAGGGGAGTCAAGTATCGCGCGAAGCGAACCCAACAGGAGGCCGGGAGTCCGGTGTATGTGGCATGGGACCGTGATCCACTGCCGCCGAACAACACGGAGAACAGTTGA
- a CDS encoding phospholipase/carboxylesterase family protein (similar to Metarhizium acridum CQMa 102 XP_007808428.1) produces the protein MASMPIIVPATTTHTHTVIFLHGRGDVAENFVASLKYSQDSQQRTLQDAFPSFRWVYPKAGVSASFSLPGNKVSQWFDIWNVADFSEREEVQILGLKESVIMLRKVLHIEAGILGGRWDRIILAGISQGAATATHALLNLTVPAEANDGTRLSGGLAAFVGFSCRMPFPGRTLVETRAVLGLEDVPVDDEVVRRTPVLLEHCVDDPLVLVQNGRVLRDTLRGFGAQVHWREYPNGGHWFHSPTGMDDVIEYLTHVLGLPPSPPTHANEMDLS, from the coding sequence ATGGcatccatgcccatcatcgTCCCCGCCACCACAACACACACCCATACCGTCATATTCCTCCACGGGCGAGGAGACGTCGCAGAAAACTTTGTCGCCTCCCTGAAATACTCCCAAGACTCACAGCAGCGAACACTGCAAGACGCATTCCCCTCCTTCAGATGGGTGTACCCCAAGGCCGGGGTCAGCGCTTCCTTCTCCCTCCCCGGCAACAAGGTCTCGCAGTGGTTCGATATTTGGAACGTTGCCGACTTTTCTGAGCGAGAAGAGGTGCAGATACTGGGCCTGAAAGAGAGCGTCATCATGCTGCGAAAGGTGCTTCACATTGAGGCGGGTATCTTGGGTGGACGCTGGGACAGGATCATCCTGGCTGGCATCAGTCAGGGTGCGGCGACGGCGACACATGCTCTTCTCAACTTGACGGTGCCGGCGGAGGCAAACGACGGGACTAGATTATCAGGTGGTTTGGCGGCGTTTGTCGGGTTCTCGTGCAGGATGCCGTTTCCTGGACGGACGCTTGTCGAGACGAGGGCAGTGTTGGGTTTGGAGGATGTTCCGGTCGACGATGAGGTCGTACGAAGGACGccggtgctgctggagcattGTGTGGACGACccgctggtgttggtgcaGAATGGGCGCGTCTTGAGGGACACGCTGCGAGGATTCGGTGCGCAGGTTCACTGGAGGGAGTATCCGAACGGCGGCCACTGGTTCCATTCTCCCACCGGCATGGACGACGTCATTGAGTACTTGACGCATGTTCTCGGATTGCCGCCTTCACCGCCTACACACGCAAACGAAATGGATCTGTCTTGA